One genomic region from Chloroherpetonaceae bacterium encodes:
- a CDS encoding exonuclease SbcCD subunit D, translating to MKILHTADIHIGYETHGKLDASTGLNSRLLDFEKCFQEMVQKGLDEKIDLFLFVGDAYRDAHPSPTEQRIFSRALKPIIDANIPIVMIVGNHDHPVAFGKSNSIEIFSNLIDDVILFSKPESKDIETKSGKVRVVGLPWPQRSLLYTKHEHQDKNPEEIRDAMKREYLDFISEEAMRIQTEKINYPTILAAHLHVDTAQFTEGSEKMLIETRDPVFSVDSLAHPAFDYVALGHIHRYQNLNQGKTPPVVYSGSIERVSFAEWQQPKGFVIVEFDSEKRARYSHIQTQARKFFSFDDDLSSLDMSIDVNQYLQEKLLQLDFTDAVIRLRFNCTAIQKAQVNFSFLRDLLKSASSIAELRFTVEKETIDSTNSPRVTLSDSVETALERFIERKGTGGLPKDKIMEAARNLENQSY from the coding sequence ATGAAAATACTGCATACTGCCGATATCCACATTGGATATGAAACACACGGGAAGCTTGATGCTTCCACCGGATTGAATTCAAGGCTTTTGGATTTTGAAAAGTGCTTTCAAGAAATGGTTCAAAAGGGGCTTGACGAAAAAATTGATTTATTTTTGTTTGTCGGAGACGCCTACCGTGATGCTCACCCTTCCCCAACCGAACAGCGAATTTTTTCTCGCGCCTTAAAACCAATCATAGATGCTAACATTCCAATTGTAATGATTGTAGGCAACCACGATCATCCGGTTGCTTTTGGAAAGAGCAATTCAATTGAAATTTTTTCAAATCTGATTGATGATGTCATCCTTTTTTCAAAACCTGAGTCAAAAGACATTGAGACTAAATCGGGGAAAGTGCGCGTGGTAGGGCTTCCTTGGCCTCAGCGCAGCCTGCTTTACACCAAACATGAACATCAAGATAAAAACCCCGAAGAAATTCGGGATGCGATGAAACGGGAGTATCTGGATTTTATTAGTGAGGAAGCAATGCGGATTCAAACTGAAAAAATTAACTATCCAACCATTTTAGCAGCGCATTTGCATGTGGATACTGCTCAGTTTACCGAAGGTTCTGAAAAAATGCTGATTGAAACCCGCGATCCGGTCTTTTCGGTTGATTCGCTTGCCCATCCCGCCTTTGATTATGTCGCGCTTGGGCATATTCATCGGTATCAAAATTTAAATCAAGGAAAAACACCGCCGGTGGTTTATAGTGGCAGCATTGAACGAGTAAGCTTTGCGGAGTGGCAACAGCCGAAGGGATTTGTAATTGTGGAATTTGACTCTGAAAAACGGGCGAGGTACTCGCATATTCAAACCCAAGCAAGAAAGTTTTTCTCTTTTGACGATGATCTCTCCAGCCTTGACATGAGTATTGATGTGAACCAATATCTTCAAGAGAAACTTTTACAGCTTGATTTTACGGATGCTGTTATTAGGCTGCGTTTTAATTGTACTGCAATCCAAAAAGCTCAAGTCAATTTTAGCTTTCTACGCGACCTATTAAAATCTGCATCATCGATTGCAGAACTTCGCTTTACGGTTGAAAAGGAAACGATTGATTCCACAAACTCTCCGCGTGTGACGCTCTCAGATTCAGTTGAAACAGCACTTGAGCGATTTATTGAGCGAAAAGGAACGGGAGGTTTACCCAAAGATAAAATTATGGAGGCCGCTCGAAACCTTGAAAATCAATCTTATTGA
- a CDS encoding PASTA domain-containing protein, translating into MFERFKASLTSSFAKKVYVTFFAILAIAIVFDKVMMPLVTKGGRITIVPDVSGKTMTQATLILESEGLKVKEGYQRFDPKKPLGVVLSQIPSSGSEVKAGRHIYLSLNVKRKQNAPLPDLAGRTLADAKLTIERYGLSLGDVQFAIASTKSQEGLVMAQSIPKGTMITEGTKIDLTIGKSASDLGLLQASVPEVTGKTSGEAEAILTDAGFAAPEIKYQYSTNLIPNTVIGQEPMAGVMWELATPVKLIVATQNRDLISPE; encoded by the coding sequence ATGTTTGAACGATTCAAAGCGAGTTTAACCTCCTCATTTGCAAAAAAAGTTTATGTCACTTTTTTTGCAATTTTAGCAATTGCCATTGTATTTGATAAAGTGATGATGCCATTGGTTACAAAAGGTGGTAGAATTACAATAGTTCCGGATGTCAGTGGAAAGACAATGACCCAAGCCACATTAATCCTTGAATCTGAAGGGCTAAAAGTTAAGGAAGGGTATCAACGGTTCGATCCCAAGAAACCGCTCGGGGTAGTGTTAAGTCAAATTCCAAGTTCCGGCTCTGAGGTAAAAGCAGGTCGGCATATTTATTTATCGCTCAATGTGAAGCGTAAGCAAAACGCTCCCTTACCTGATTTGGCGGGGCGAACGCTTGCTGATGCAAAATTAACTATAGAACGATACGGGCTTTCATTAGGAGATGTACAATTTGCGATTGCCAGTACGAAGTCGCAAGAGGGATTGGTTATGGCTCAATCAATTCCAAAAGGGACAATGATTACCGAGGGAACAAAAATTGATTTAACCATTGGAAAAAGTGCTTCCGATTTAGGGCTTCTTCAAGCGAGTGTTCCAGAGGTAACCGGAAAGACGAGCGGTGAAGCGGAAGCCATCTTAACGGATGCGGGATTTGCAGCACCCGAAATCAAGTATCAATATTCCACGAATTTAATTCCGAACACAGTAATAGGTCAGGAGCCAATGGCGGGTGTGATGTGGGAGTTGGCGACGCCGGTTAAGCTTATTGTCGCAACGCAAAATCGCGACTTGATTTCTCCGGAATAA
- a CDS encoding PAS domain S-box protein, with protein sequence MTGSFWALLRSFCKDDLSFQKAKALISDEFHHLQSFPQNYSQEATDSVPQKLISQNENFEFLSEKHFRTAFEVNSSFLYRIRVNENEISLDWISENSIEMIGYSMELIFDKRNWNKLIYEPDLPIISDIIQRVIKGEETIAEFRIVKEDGQLCWVEDRVKPVLNEEGKVVFAYGSVTDIHAKKTAEAELKNKEQLLRLTYDNTPIGLCLTDENGKFVEVNKAYCDTYGYTREELIGKHFTLVIPSEEKLKYQNIHSAFIAGEKNTDGEWLLIRKDGALRNIHVKASLYQDFNGARFKVTSVQDITNHKIDHLKLESQRLKLLAFFNSSSESIFLIDREFQILGFNQVAQKFIEKLFGVKLEEGHSMLNYAEPKTKEGFIKHCQEAFEGKIIETQIEIPFPNFTRWWSVEYIPVKDEMGKVFCIAFCSKDVTTFVHSQNELNEKNRYISSIGDNLPNTVLYQFVSDRSGNGRFTFISQGIEKISGFTTSELYQEPNKLKTIFHPEDVSQAMFLLEESAKSLNAFELRVRKGINQVFDKTSLFRVVPRLGDNGEIIWDAIESDITAIIEAQVKQRQHELSLYETEELANIGNWEIDLNQSIIRCSPVIKRIFESEGESTSCPLNTFYKKIKVLDREKVESSLQMSILKNISFSFEVELDLPSERECWIRFFGKPFVQSNGVKILKGYIQEITNDKLFQKEITESQLFLQSIYYGINTPIFVIEVERENQFRVIGLNPAHEKVIGVSNQLLTNKKIDELDSVFSNEIIQRLKARYQACVDAKDEMMYEEEVEINHQKKYFLTSLSPIINSSGKVIRIIGNSLDITYRKVTEKLLISSQSLLSDTEKIAHIGGWRYPLEKQAEQMIFWSNETYQIFDREIDRGEPSLEELVFMHIDLKDELKKMIDAAISKAIPYEFETRIHTGKQIKWIYSVAKVKTDSNGRVTELYGYVMDITKRKIAELEKEKMYFQLVQSQKMESLGVLASGVAHEFNNILAGILGYATLLKKGFEPESKELKRVEHIIANSNRAASIVRQMLGFARQGKYESSKFNMKESIDEVLQILEPTLDRRIKIETRVEENLPLAFGDKAQIEQVILNLAVNAIDAIQERLTQENFQGQLIFELALKSLPAKFTEKYGLRPVGKFLQLSLKDNGNGIPEEISEKIFEPFYTTKKPGKGTGLGLAMSYGIMKNHSGFIFHESVVGSGTTFYLYIPLAEKNENIHSSSLSSRPLSINGRNLLIVEDEAFIRDFLNDTLTMEGAFTTAVSDGVKGVQEIEANPNKYDAVILDMNMPELNGYDAFVKMKKINPNLKFLFMTGYLENEEISRLKAEGVTQIIRKPFEIEALIQSIAETIS encoded by the coding sequence ATGACCGGTTCATTTTGGGCTCTTTTACGATCATTTTGTAAAGATGATCTTTCGTTTCAAAAGGCTAAAGCATTAATTAGCGACGAATTTCACCACCTTCAATCCTTTCCTCAAAATTACTCCCAAGAAGCTACGGATTCCGTTCCCCAGAAATTGATTTCGCAAAATGAAAACTTTGAATTCTTATCTGAAAAGCATTTCAGAACCGCATTTGAAGTGAATTCAAGTTTTTTATATCGCATTCGGGTTAATGAAAATGAAATCTCATTGGATTGGATTTCAGAAAATTCTATCGAAATGATTGGATATTCGATGGAGCTCATTTTTGACAAAAGAAATTGGAACAAGTTAATTTATGAACCTGATTTGCCAATCATTTCCGACATTATTCAAAGAGTAATTAAAGGGGAAGAGACCATCGCTGAATTCCGAATAGTAAAGGAGGACGGTCAACTTTGCTGGGTTGAGGATCGCGTTAAACCCGTATTAAATGAAGAGGGAAAAGTTGTCTTTGCTTACGGGTCAGTAACGGATATTCACGCAAAAAAAACTGCAGAAGCAGAACTAAAAAACAAGGAGCAACTTCTTCGGTTAACTTATGACAACACCCCGATTGGCCTATGCCTCACCGATGAAAACGGAAAATTCGTGGAAGTTAATAAAGCCTATTGTGATACTTACGGCTACACCCGAGAAGAACTGATTGGAAAGCATTTCACGCTTGTTATTCCTTCAGAAGAAAAATTAAAATATCAAAACATTCACTCAGCGTTTATTGCCGGAGAAAAAAATACCGACGGTGAGTGGCTTCTCATTCGAAAAGACGGCGCGTTAAGAAACATTCATGTTAAAGCAAGTTTGTATCAAGATTTCAATGGGGCACGCTTTAAGGTTACTTCTGTTCAAGACATTACAAATCATAAGATTGATCACTTAAAGCTTGAAAGTCAGCGCTTAAAACTTCTTGCTTTCTTTAATAGCTCAAGTGAATCGATTTTTCTGATTGATCGCGAATTTCAAATTCTTGGATTTAATCAAGTAGCTCAAAAATTTATCGAAAAACTTTTTGGGGTGAAGCTTGAAGAAGGTCATTCAATGTTAAACTACGCTGAGCCTAAAACAAAAGAAGGCTTTATTAAACATTGTCAAGAAGCTTTTGAAGGCAAAATCATTGAGACTCAAATTGAAATCCCTTTCCCCAATTTTACGCGTTGGTGGAGCGTTGAATACATCCCGGTAAAAGATGAAATGGGCAAGGTTTTTTGCATTGCGTTTTGCTCAAAAGATGTGACAACTTTTGTTCATTCACAAAATGAACTCAATGAAAAGAACAGATATATCTCTTCAATCGGTGATAATCTTCCCAATACTGTTTTATATCAATTTGTAAGCGATCGAAGCGGAAACGGTAGATTTACTTTCATCAGTCAAGGGATAGAAAAAATTAGCGGTTTTACCACTTCCGAGCTTTATCAAGAGCCCAACAAACTCAAAACTATTTTTCATCCTGAAGACGTCAGTCAAGCAATGTTTCTTCTCGAAGAAAGTGCAAAAAGCTTAAACGCATTTGAATTACGTGTCCGAAAGGGAATTAACCAAGTCTTTGACAAAACCTCGCTTTTTAGAGTGGTTCCTCGATTAGGTGATAACGGAGAAATTATTTGGGATGCAATTGAAAGCGATATTACTGCGATAATTGAGGCTCAAGTAAAGCAACGCCAACACGAGTTGTCTCTTTATGAAACAGAAGAATTGGCCAATATCGGTAATTGGGAAATCGATCTCAATCAATCAATTATTCGTTGCTCTCCCGTCATAAAAAGGATTTTTGAGTCGGAGGGCGAATCAACATCTTGTCCGCTCAATACATTTTATAAAAAAATTAAGGTATTAGATAGAGAAAAGGTTGAGTCTTCCTTGCAAATGTCAATCCTGAAAAATATCTCCTTCTCTTTTGAAGTTGAATTGGATTTACCAAGCGAACGCGAGTGTTGGATTCGTTTCTTTGGAAAACCTTTTGTTCAGTCCAATGGCGTAAAAATTCTGAAAGGATACATACAGGAAATTACCAATGATAAACTCTTTCAAAAGGAAATCACAGAAAGTCAGTTATTTCTTCAAAGTATTTATTATGGCATCAACACCCCAATATTTGTTATAGAGGTTGAGAGAGAAAACCAATTCAGAGTCATCGGATTAAATCCTGCGCATGAAAAAGTAATTGGGGTTTCAAATCAATTATTAACAAATAAAAAAATTGATGAATTGGATAGTGTCTTTTCAAACGAGATCATTCAACGTCTTAAGGCAAGATATCAAGCATGTGTTGACGCAAAAGATGAAATGATGTATGAAGAAGAGGTAGAGATAAATCATCAAAAAAAATATTTTCTTACAAGTCTTAGCCCAATTATCAATTCTTCCGGAAAAGTGATTCGGATAATCGGAAATTCTTTGGACATCACCTATCGAAAAGTGACTGAGAAATTGCTCATCAGTAGCCAATCCCTTCTTTCCGATACAGAAAAAATCGCACATATCGGCGGTTGGCGTTATCCCTTAGAAAAACAAGCTGAACAAATGATTTTTTGGTCGAACGAAACATATCAAATCTTTGACCGAGAGATTGATAGAGGAGAGCCTTCCTTAGAAGAATTGGTATTCATGCATATCGATTTGAAGGATGAGTTAAAGAAGATGATTGACGCAGCGATTTCGAAAGCGATCCCATACGAATTTGAAACAAGAATTCATACAGGAAAACAAATCAAATGGATCTATTCTGTTGCAAAAGTAAAAACGGATTCCAACGGGAGAGTTACAGAATTGTATGGCTATGTAATGGATATTACAAAGCGAAAGATCGCCGAACTAGAAAAGGAAAAGATGTATTTCCAGCTTGTTCAATCTCAAAAAATGGAATCGTTAGGGGTTTTAGCCAGTGGGGTTGCACATGAATTCAACAATATCCTAGCGGGAATTCTAGGATATGCAACACTTCTAAAAAAAGGATTTGAGCCCGAGTCAAAAGAGCTTAAACGCGTCGAGCATATTATTGCCAATTCAAATCGTGCAGCGTCAATCGTTCGGCAAATGCTTGGCTTTGCAAGGCAGGGCAAGTACGAATCCTCAAAATTCAATATGAAAGAAAGTATCGATGAAGTCCTCCAAATTTTAGAGCCCACCTTAGATAGGCGAATTAAAATTGAAACTCGCGTCGAAGAAAATCTACCCTTAGCGTTTGGAGATAAAGCACAAATTGAACAAGTTATCCTAAACCTTGCTGTGAATGCCATAGATGCAATTCAAGAACGATTGACTCAAGAAAACTTTCAAGGGCAATTGATATTTGAATTAGCACTAAAAAGCTTACCCGCAAAATTTACCGAAAAATACGGTCTTCGTCCTGTAGGGAAATTTCTTCAACTTTCCTTAAAAGACAACGGTAATGGAATTCCGGAGGAAATCAGCGAAAAGATTTTTGAACCATTTTATACCACCAAAAAGCCGGGTAAAGGAACCGGATTAGGGCTTGCAATGTCTTATGGTATAATGAAAAATCACTCAGGGTTCATTTTTCATGAAAGCGTTGTGGGTAGCGGAACAACATTTTATCTCTACATCCCACTTGCAGAAAAAAATGAAAACATACATTCAAGTTCTTTGAGTAGCAGGCCATTAAGTATTAATGGTCGAAACCTACTAATTGTTGAAGATGAGGCCTTCATCCGAGATTTTCTAAACGATACCCTTACGATGGAAGGTGCATTCACAACTGCCGTTTCAGATGGTGTGAAAGGCGTTCAAGAAATTGAAGCCAATCCAAATAAATACGATGCTGTGATTCTTGATATGAATATGCCTGAACTCAATGGCTATGATGCCTTTGTCAAAATGAAAAAGATTAATCCGAATTTGAAATTTTTGTTTATGACCGGCTACTTGGAGAATGAGGAAATCAGTCGTTTAAAAGCAGAGGGAGTTACTCAGATTATCCGAAAACCATTTGAAATTGAAGCTTTGATACAGTCAATCGCTGAAACCATTTCATAA
- a CDS encoding periplasmic heavy metal sensor yields MKKIMFYSVLTLLFIVSAVAQPTQPLRGGGMGQQGQVGRGQQNPQWRNPGFGQPRLEMFLKEQVGFNEKQMENFEKAFVQHRDKMKMLFRAVEDKEDIVADLLRAKKPDEVKVKSALKDVTVAQSSLEESRVSFLFEVLKLAETDAQKEAITDFMSVQAQRRMPMRNGGYGRGRGMMRAY; encoded by the coding sequence ATGAAAAAAATTATGTTTTATAGTGTCTTAACACTCCTGTTCATCGTGAGTGCCGTTGCACAACCAACGCAACCTTTGCGCGGCGGCGGAATGGGGCAACAAGGGCAAGTCGGGAGGGGTCAGCAAAATCCGCAATGGAGGAATCCGGGTTTTGGACAGCCAAGGCTTGAAATGTTCTTAAAAGAACAAGTGGGTTTTAATGAAAAGCAAATGGAAAATTTTGAAAAAGCGTTTGTTCAACATCGAGATAAAATGAAGATGCTATTTCGTGCTGTTGAAGACAAGGAGGATATCGTAGCTGATTTACTTCGCGCAAAGAAGCCGGACGAAGTAAAGGTTAAATCAGCCTTAAAGGATGTCACAGTAGCGCAATCAAGCCTTGAAGAATCAAGAGTCTCATTTCTTTTTGAAGTGCTAAAACTTGCTGAAACCGATGCTCAAAAAGAAGCAATTACTGATTTTATGAGTGTTCAAGCGCAACGGAGAATGCCAATGCGAAATGGTGGGTACGGAAGAGGAAGAGGAATGATGAGGGCTTACTAA
- a CDS encoding cytochrome c peroxidase yields the protein MTYQHTQRAKGFFVSIILFALSFYGCTEKQIETVTPVTTSYPAVENTFGDNIVLTALEAYSAQTKPNYITKNNGSIPSGFDAKATLGRVLFYDKKLSVNNTVACASCHQQSFGFSDTSLASKGINGNTPRHSMRLINSRYAVEVKFFWDERAASLEAQTTQPIQDHLEMGFSGEFGNPNFQGLLEKLKSTDYYQELFQFVYGDQNISEQRIQESLSAFIRSIQSFDSKYDAGRTSAVNDAADFANYTADENAGKRLFLAAPQFNQNGVRVGGGAGCGGCHRAPEFDIDPASLNNGVISKIGGGTDVTVTRSPTLRDILNTSGQLNGAFMHDGSLQTLKQVINHYNLIQIGTNTNLDPRLRPGGRPQNLALTENEKNQLEAFLKTLSGSAVYSHKRWSNPFLTK from the coding sequence ATGACATACCAACACACTCAAAGAGCAAAGGGGTTTTTTGTTTCAATCATTCTTTTTGCACTTTCGTTTTATGGGTGCACCGAAAAGCAAATAGAGACTGTTACACCGGTTACGACTTCCTACCCTGCCGTTGAAAATACCTTTGGTGATAATATTGTTCTCACCGCACTTGAAGCTTATTCAGCACAGACTAAGCCAAATTATATCACAAAAAATAATGGTTCAATTCCTTCTGGTTTTGACGCAAAAGCAACGCTTGGCCGGGTCCTTTTTTATGATAAAAAATTAAGTGTTAATAATACCGTTGCTTGTGCCAGTTGTCATCAACAATCATTTGGGTTTAGTGACACATCACTCGCTAGTAAAGGAATTAATGGCAATACGCCCCGTCATTCAATGAGATTGATAAACTCCAGATATGCCGTTGAAGTCAAGTTCTTTTGGGATGAACGCGCAGCAAGTTTAGAAGCTCAAACGACTCAGCCGATTCAAGATCACCTTGAAATGGGCTTTAGCGGAGAATTCGGTAACCCCAATTTTCAAGGACTTTTAGAGAAACTTAAATCGACGGATTATTACCAAGAGCTATTTCAGTTTGTTTATGGAGATCAGAATATTTCGGAGCAACGCATTCAAGAGTCGCTATCGGCATTTATCCGTTCGATTCAATCATTTGATTCAAAGTATGATGCCGGGCGAACTTCCGCTGTTAACGATGCAGCTGATTTTGCAAATTATACAGCAGATGAAAACGCAGGTAAAAGACTCTTTCTGGCGGCACCTCAATTTAATCAAAATGGCGTTCGGGTAGGCGGAGGCGCAGGATGTGGCGGATGTCACCGTGCACCAGAATTTGATATCGATCCGGCCTCTCTCAATAACGGCGTAATTTCAAAAATTGGAGGTGGTACCGATGTAACTGTTACTCGCTCTCCAACATTAAGAGATATCTTAAATACAAGTGGGCAATTGAATGGCGCCTTCATGCATGATGGATCACTTCAAACCCTTAAGCAAGTCATCAATCATTACAACCTGATTCAGATTGGTACCAATACAAACCTTGATCCTCGACTTAGACCCGGAGGAAGGCCGCAAAATTTAGCTTTGACTGAAAATGAGAAAAATCAATTGGAAGCCTTCCTAAAAACACTTTCAGGAAGTGCCGTTTATTCTCATAAACGCTGGTCGAATCCGTTTCTGACCAAATAA
- a CDS encoding RNA polymerase sigma factor — protein MQETSLDDGKAKESRYPNDIARMALVASGNNDALKKVVAEFQDKVFNTCLGFVKSTDDADDLAQEVFITIFEKATQFRGESSLSTWIYRISITKSLEFLRKEKSRQRFIKVKSLFGFGEDEEPQIIVFEHPGIELEQKEDREAIAFALDHLPENQRVALTMCKIEGLKYDEIAEVMKISVGAVESLIHRAKENMKQKLKVYFEKK, from the coding sequence ATGCAAGAGACAAGTTTAGATGACGGAAAAGCAAAAGAAAGCCGTTATCCAAATGATATCGCGCGAATGGCCCTTGTTGCAAGCGGCAATAACGATGCGTTGAAAAAAGTTGTTGCTGAATTTCAAGACAAGGTTTTTAATACCTGTTTGGGATTTGTAAAATCAACAGACGATGCCGATGATCTCGCACAGGAAGTATTCATTACAATATTCGAAAAGGCAACACAATTTCGGGGCGAGTCATCACTCTCCACTTGGATTTATCGAATTTCAATTACCAAAAGTCTTGAATTTCTGAGAAAAGAAAAGTCCCGTCAAAGATTTATAAAGGTAAAGTCCCTCTTCGGTTTTGGTGAAGATGAAGAACCTCAAATCATCGTCTTTGAGCACCCGGGCATTGAACTTGAACAAAAGGAAGACCGCGAGGCTATAGCCTTTGCCTTAGACCATTTGCCGGAAAATCAGCGTGTGGCGCTTACAATGTGTAAAATTGAAGGGCTAAAGTATGATGAAATTGCTGAGGTTATGAAAATCAGCGTCGGTGCAGTAGAATCGTTAATTCATCGAGCTAAAGAAAACATGAAACAAAAACTCAAAGTCTATTTTGAAAAAAAATAA
- a CDS encoding tetratricopeptide repeat-containing sensor histidine kinase, which produces MSQRDGLFSSMLWPQILVPMCILPIFFLFMPYQSFAQTDLIDSLQRVIPASKDTLRVRLMLRLSAQYDRMGETKKADSLARVCEQESIAIRFIEGEIDSKIEIAKCQSNLGENKTALEVDLQALRLAEKNHLPLKIATASNAVGIDLWLLTRYDEAAKYLYQSIALQDSLGNKTGKARALNNLGLVLWNQGNLGEAKKAFLDALIILEELGPKAGVAYAVGNLGNIERTLKRYNEALVYYRKALAIQKETKNAHQEAQSLYNIGFTHLFLKNFEFALDTLKRCYLLAEKIGDKRVQIDAIQVIGNVYEEIGNLNAALDEYKKALSYESRSGNKHGMGIALRRIASVYQKQNKLSDAIVLMEMAIDTAASIGNNLDLKNGYEEISTLYSKAKRYEKAIEALKLSMAYRDSIFNAESDAKTTQLRELYEFEKKQREISLLEEINLYQKKEAENERLILIGLIILIISAFITTVIFYLQTKKNNQILSEKNKVISSQNDLLRQQQSQLIETNQLKDEILTFAAHDLKNPIQNILGFSVLLQNGQNEDSMIFQMAKRIEVGSKQMVNLINELLQSPDLDVSRVTLPKESLNISQMLAFTKEKFFEKAKENGIQLHLMAEEQLLMFGDRERIQDVFDKVIENAVKYSSPKSAVWIEAKKIRSETSQVQPETNESIQILIRDEGIGLDEKESEMLFSRFHKGAGINPNSKEQGFSLSIAKQIVKLHHGSINAFSEGKGKGTTIIVEFPISDKRRRKSQPSYSHSEKSQS; this is translated from the coding sequence ATGTCACAAAGAGACGGTTTATTTAGTTCAATGCTTTGGCCGCAAATATTGGTGCCGATGTGTATTCTCCCAATCTTTTTCTTATTCATGCCTTATCAATCCTTCGCACAAACTGATTTAATTGATAGCCTTCAAAGAGTGATTCCTGCTTCAAAAGATACACTGCGTGTTCGATTGATGCTTAGGCTTAGCGCTCAGTATGATCGAATGGGTGAAACGAAAAAGGCCGATAGCCTTGCGAGGGTATGTGAACAAGAATCCATTGCGATTAGATTTATCGAGGGTGAGATTGACTCAAAGATTGAAATTGCAAAGTGTCAATCCAATTTAGGAGAGAATAAAACGGCGCTCGAAGTTGATTTACAAGCCCTTCGCTTAGCTGAGAAAAACCATTTACCCTTAAAAATTGCAACTGCATCAAATGCCGTTGGTATTGACTTGTGGCTGCTCACCCGCTACGACGAAGCGGCAAAATATTTATATCAATCAATTGCCCTTCAAGATTCACTTGGGAATAAAACTGGGAAAGCGCGAGCCCTCAATAATCTCGGGCTAGTGCTTTGGAACCAAGGGAATTTGGGTGAAGCCAAAAAGGCATTTCTTGATGCCCTTATCATTCTTGAGGAATTAGGGCCAAAAGCGGGAGTGGCGTATGCCGTTGGAAACTTGGGGAATATCGAGCGAACCTTGAAGCGATACAATGAAGCTTTGGTTTATTACCGTAAAGCGCTGGCTATTCAAAAAGAAACGAAGAACGCTCACCAAGAGGCGCAGTCGCTTTATAATATTGGGTTTACCCATCTATTCCTAAAAAATTTTGAATTTGCTCTCGATACCCTCAAACGCTGCTATTTACTTGCAGAAAAAATTGGAGATAAACGTGTCCAAATAGATGCAATACAGGTTATCGGAAATGTATATGAAGAAATTGGAAATCTTAATGCAGCCTTGGATGAATATAAAAAAGCCCTCTCTTACGAGAGCCGCTCAGGCAATAAACACGGGATGGGAATTGCTTTACGGAGAATTGCGTCAGTCTATCAGAAGCAAAACAAATTGAGCGATGCTATTGTGCTTATGGAAATGGCCATCGATACCGCGGCAAGTATTGGAAATAATCTCGATTTAAAAAATGGTTATGAAGAAATCTCTACTTTGTATTCGAAAGCAAAACGATATGAAAAGGCAATTGAAGCGTTGAAACTTTCAATGGCATACCGGGATAGCATTTTTAACGCGGAGTCCGATGCAAAAACGACTCAACTCAGAGAACTTTATGAGTTTGAAAAAAAGCAACGAGAGATTTCTCTACTTGAAGAGATTAATCTGTACCAAAAAAAAGAAGCAGAAAATGAACGATTGATTTTAATTGGATTGATCATTCTCATTATCTCCGCATTCATAACCACCGTGATTTTTTACCTTCAAACAAAAAAGAATAACCAAATTCTTTCTGAAAAGAATAAAGTTATTTCCTCCCAAAACGACTTGCTACGACAGCAACAAAGCCAATTGATTGAAACAAATCAACTCAAAGATGAAATACTCACTTTTGCAGCCCACGATTTAAAGAATCCGATTCAAAATATCTTAGGCTTTTCAGTCTTACTTCAAAATGGACAAAATGAAGATTCAATGATATTTCAAATGGCAAAGCGAATTGAGGTTGGGTCAAAACAAATGGTAAATCTGATTAATGAATTGTTGCAATCCCCTGATCTTGATGTTTCAAGGGTTACCTTGCCAAAGGAGTCTCTAAATATTTCTCAAATGTTGGCTTTTACAAAAGAAAAATTTTTTGAGAAAGCAAAGGAAAATGGAATTCAGTTGCATCTAATGGCAGAAGAGCAACTTTTGATGTTTGGTGATCGAGAGCGAATTCAAGATGTGTTTGATAAGGTTATTGAAAATGCGGTAAAGTATTCTTCACCCAAAAGCGCCGTTTGGATTGAAGCAAAAAAAATAAGGAGTGAAACTTCTCAAGTACAACCTGAAACCAATGAGTCTATTCAGATTTTGATTCGAGACGAGGGAATCGGATTAGATGAAAAGGAATCTGAGATGCTCTTTAGCCGATTTCATAAAGGAGCAGGAATCAATCCTAACAGTAAAGAGCAAGGGTTTAGCCTTTCAATTGCGAAGCAAATTGTGAAACTTCATCACGGCTCAATCAATGCATTTTCGGAAGGAAAAGGGAAAGGAACCACAATTATCGTCGAATTCCCAATTAGTGATAAACGCCGGAGGAAATCTCAGCCAAGCTACAGTCATTCCGAAAAATCTCAATCTTAA